GCGGTTACCTGCATACACAAAACGGCCGTCGGAAGAAACATGAATCGCACTTCCTTGGTTGTTTTCCGTAAAATCTTCAGGAATGGTGGAGATGGACTGAAGGATCGAAAAGCTTCCATTTTCTTCGTTGTATGCCAATACGATGACTTCCGAGCTGAACTCGGTCATGAGGTAGGCGATTTTTCCGTTCGGATGGAACTCGAGATGCCTCGGACCGCTCCCAGGCTTCACAGACAGGCTGCTCACCTCTTTTAGCTCTCCGTTATAGAGCTGATATGTGATGAGCTTGTCGATTCCAAGATCAACGACCGCTACATATTTTTCATCCGGAGTAAAACCGGCATAGTGAGTATGCGGCTTTTCCTGTCTTTCATCGGGGCCAGAACCTTCATGCTGGATAACGGAAGTTGCAGGGTGCACGCCTTTTCCTTGTTCGACCGCCAAACGCTCAACCGTTCCTCTGTGATAGTTGGCCGTCAGTACGTTGCGGTTATCGCGATCCACACTGACATGGCAAGGAGAAGCGCCCTCTGTCAGCTGGCTGTTCAGCAGTGTCAGCCCTCTTGATTCATTGGTGATCGAGTAAGCAGCAACGCCTCCCATATCTCCGTCCTTTTTTACGGCATAAAGATATTGATTGTCTTCACTGATCGTTAAGTATGTAGGATTCCCTAGTTGAGCTGCAGCTTTAATATCTGTAATTCTGCCTTCTTCTGTATCGAGCGTAAAAGAGTAGATACCTTTGCTTTCACCTTTAGTATAGGTTCCGATATAGCCTGAGTACTTTGTCATCGTGATGATCTCCTCTCTAAAATTCTGATTTCTTAAATTTTAACACAAGCAGTCACAAAGAAACCTGTTCGAACCCTTATTGTTCGCGCAAAAAAAGCATGATATTCATTCCGAATACCATGCTTGAAGGTTTTATTCGACCGCATCCTCTGCTGTCCAGGCTGCTTTTGTGAGCGATTTTTCCAGTTGTTTTACCGCTTTTTTGAAAGCTTCAGTGTCCTTTGCCTGCTGTGCTTCAACTAATGCAGGCAATGGCTGAGCAGCGTAACCGGTAGTGAGTCCCGGTGCAAAAATCTGATGCTTGAACCAGCTTCGGCTCGCGAGTCCCTGTTTGCTGATCAGGTCACGCTCCTGCTGGATCAATGCGGAGTTCAGCTGTTTCCATTGCTTCGGCTTCCCTTTTCCGCTGTTCAGAAGGCCTTGGCTGTAAGTTTCCAGTTGATTCGAGGCTTCTTCCCACTCTTTCGCCTTTGCTTTTAAGCCGCTGATATCCACACCAAGTGTTCCGCCTTTCTCCACGTCAGCCAACAGTTTTTGCACAGATTCTGCATACTCGGAGTATTGGAACGGAAGAACTTGTGCGTTGGCCAGCCTCAGGGCCATTAGACCGGTAAAACGGCCCGCTGCAGCCTGATGTTTGTAGCCAGGGTCAAAAAACCGTTCCACAGAATCGGAGTTATCGTAGGCACTGTGATAAAGGCCACCCGCTGCACCAAAACCGACATCAGCAGAAGGCACACCGAGATGCTGAAGAAAGGCCGTATAGTCTGAGCCGCTGCCCAACAAGTCGATCTCTTGTTCTTTGCCGTCGTTTCTGACGAGCATGTCATCATAAACGGACAGACCTGATCGCGGTTCTGTGACCTTTTTGGCCACATCATAGATCAAAGGATTTAGAGAAGGCACAGCACCGGCACCGAAAAACTGTCCGGCAATGCCGTCCATGTTAATGTATGCGACCGCATCCTTCGTCAGTTCCTTTTGGTGCTGTTCTGCGTATTCAGTGGAACCGAGCAGACCGTATTCTTCCCCATCCCAGCCTGCAAGAACAATCGTACGATCCGGGCGCCAGCCGTTTTCATACAGCTTGCCGAGGGAACGGGCCATCTCCATGATCGTGGACCAGCTGGAAATGTTATCACTTGCACCATACGTCCACGTGTCTCTGTGGCCGCCGATGATGATTTTTTCATTCGGATACTTGGCTCCTTTAAACGTCACCGTAATATCATGAATCGGTTTTGTTTCATACTCAATATCAAGGTTAAGGCGAACCTTGGAAGCTTCATTTCCGAGGTGATATTTAAAAGGAAGGCCTCCCTGCCATGCTTTTGGCGCCTCTTTGCCGCCCATGGCCTGCAGCAGTCCTTGTGCCTCGCCGTAGGAGATCGGCGTTGTCGGGATTCTTGGCAGTGAATTGGCTTTATTGGCTTGGATTCGTTTCACACCGTCGACCGATGCTTTCCCAGGAGTCAGCGGATCGCCCGGATAGCGGTAGATATAGAGGATACTTCCGCGCTGGATGGCATCTTTCGGGCGCCACGGTCCATCAGGGTAAACCGGCCCTTTGAGATAGCCGTCATCTTTCGGATCGGAATAGATTAAAACGCCTTTCGCTCCGTATTGGGAGGCAAGATCCGGCTTCACGCCGCGGAAGTTTTTGCCGTAGCGGACGATGACGATCTTATCTTTGACCGATACGCCCTGCATGGCCAGTTCTTTGAAGTCTTCAGGGGTTCCATAGTTGGCATACACAAGCTCTCCTTCCACATCTCCTGAAGGGGAATAGGCGTTATAGCCTTCTACGACTTCGTTTTTAAAAGGCGTGCCTTTCTTTAAATCTTCGGTGACTTTGAGTTCTCGCTGAAACGGTGCGGTCTGGGTGATGGAGATGCTGTTGGGGTGGGATAGGTAGACATCGTACGTGTGGACCTTCGGCTTCAGGCCTGCTTTCTTCAGTTCATCGAGCGCATATTGGACGCCGGCATCATTGCCCTTCGTGCCGACCAAAGCCGGACGTTTGCTAAGCGCCCTGCCATACTTTTTGATCGAGTCTTCCTTTACACCGTTCTGGAATTTCGTTTCAAACTCTGTCTGCCACTCGGACTTGTCCTTTGCAAAACCTGTCAGATCCTCCTCCTTCGTCTGTGCGGATGCATGTGTGAAAGGCAGAGCTGCGGATGCCAAAAGGGCAAGCGCCATACTGCTTGCCAGGTACTTCTTCCTAAGTGAGCCGGAATTTTTACGTTTTCCCAATCCTAAAACCTCCCTCGCTTTTTGACTATATTAGTAGATGTCTGTAAATTCAGTCAATTTATTACGTACGATTTGGAAAAAAATGAATCATTAGTCTTGCGAGGGGGTAAATGTTTGGTGCCAGGCACCGCTTTTTGACATATGTCAAAAGACGGTGCCTGGCACCATTTCAAGCTATTTGGATACATTCAGCTGCTTAACGAACGCATCATCATTTAGATGAGGATAGTCTCTGTACACCCTGTCAATTTCTGCAGACTGACCGGGGCTGAGTTTTTCTTGCTCAAGGAGACACCAGTTTCCCTGCAGCAGCCCTTGGCGTGCCAATACTTCATTGATGCCGGCAATACATCCTTTGAAACCATTGGCAGCATCAAAGAATGCAGCATTGGCATCCGTGATTTCCTGGCTTCTCCGGAGAAGGGAAGCTGGAATAACTTCGTTGTTTCGGACTGATTTGATCTCATCAAACAGCTCTACAGCCCTTTTCGTCCAGACTGCCCAATGCCCGAGCAAACCGCCAGCAATTGATTTTCTTACCCTTTCACCGTCCACCATCACTTCATACGAAGTCAAAAGATCTTGCACAATATTATCATCATTTCCGGTATAGAGAGCAATCTCATCCCTCCGCTTGGACTGGCAGACTGCCCTGATGACATCCAATGTTTGGTACCTGTTGAAAGGGGCCATCTTGATCGCGTATACGTTTGGAATATCCGCAAATTCGCACCAGAAGTCATACGAAAAAACACGTCCACCAACAGTTGGCTGCAGGTAAAAACCGAAAACCGGGATAATTTCTGAAACTCTTTTTGTCCTTTCCAGCATTTCATCCTCACTTAAGTGGGAAAGCCCGCCAGGACTGAGAAGACCCAAATCATAGCCTAGCTCTTTCGCCACGACCGCCTCTTCCTTTGCGTGCTCAGTCCCTCCGCAAATACCTGCAATTTTTATAAAAGGCTTCTGCAGCTCTCGGTGCTTCACTTCCTCGGCGGCCATACGCAGTACTTTTTCATAGAGATCAAACCGGGGATCTCTTATTTCAAATTGTGTCGTATGCACACCAACAGCTATACCGCCAGCCCCGGCATCCATATAATAGTTTGTCAGTCTCCTTTGGCTCTTTTCATCCAGCTTTCTATTTTTATGAAGTGCCAAGGGATGTGCAGGAATTACGGTTCCATCCAATAAAAGCTCTTTGATCTCGGGCTTCAGCATTTAAAAAGCCCCTTGCCTTTCCTGAAAATGGGTCGGTTTATTTATCGTTTGTCCATCCGCTTCCACCCATTCCGCTGTCCACTCAATCATCGTATTCAGCGGTGTTTTTGGATAACCAAATACCTGATGGGCTTTAGAGGAATTATTAATCAATGCGGTTGGCTGCTCCTCACCGAAAAAAGTAACTTGTTTATTGAACCGCTCACCAAACTGCCGGGCCAGCCACCGGATGGAAACCGTTTCAGGCCCAGTAATGTTTAAAATAGCCGGTGGGCTTTCACTAACATGCAGCGACCGGAGAGCATATTCGTTTGCATCTCCCTGCCAGATCACATTCACATGGCCCATCGTGACATCGACTGGATTTCCCTGATAGACTTGCTTGGCAATTTCCAGAAGGACACCGTATTTCATATCAATCGCATAATTCAGTCTGAAAAGGGTGACCTGTGTACCGTTTTTCCGGGAAAAATACGAGAATATTCTTTCTCTGCCAAGGCACGATTGCGCGTATTCGCCGACGGGATTGACCGGGTGATGCTCGTCACACCCTCCATGGGCCAGGGGCACGAGAGGATAAACATTTCCCGTTGAGAACACGACATGGCGGGAGTTCGGAAACTTCTCAGCTACCCGGCCCGGAAGGTAAGTATTCATGGCCCATGTGTAAAATTCATTGCCTGTCGTGCCAAATTTATGTCCCGCCATATAAATGATATTTCTCACGTCAGGCAGCCTCTGAAGGTCTTCCTCCTTTAACAGGTCCGCACTGATCGTCTCTATACCGGCCTCTTCCAACTCTGTCCGCAAGGTTCCTGATGAAAAGCGGGACACACCGATCACCCGCTTTGAAATATTGCCTTGACCGAGAGCACGTTTGGCGAGCTTTGCCAGTGTCGGGCCCATCTTCCCTCCTACTCCAAGAATCATAATGTCTCCATCCAAGTTTCCTAAGTCCCTGATCAAGTGTTCAGATGGCCTTGTCATTACTTCTTCAAGTTCATGTAACGTTTGCATCGTTTCACCTCGTTTTTTTATTCGTTCATCACTTCTACACCTCAATGATAAACCGCTTTCTACTGCAAAAAAACGACGTAAATCTGTCTATAAATCTCTTTTGGTGCCGACTAAAAAAATGAACCCCTTTGAGAAATGGGATCCATTTTAGAACTTATTAGTTTTTCAGGAAGAAGCACAGCGCCCTTGGCAGATCGTCCTTCCAGAAGATCCAGCGGTGTTCTTCGTCTTCCACATGATAATCAAGGGATAGCTCTTTCTCCCCAAACACCTTCATCATGCTTTTGTTGCCGTCATAAATATGGGCAATTTCCCCGGTAACCGGCGACTTAAAGTTATTCTCCCGCTCACCGACGACCTGATAGATCTTCCAGTTCGGCTGCTGGATCTGACGCCGTGCATCTTCCGCCATCTCGACATCAAATGCGGCTGACTGCAGCATGAGGTGAGACCATATCTCCGGCTTTTTCATGGCGAGGTAAAGTGAGATGACTCCGGCAAGCGAATCACCGAGTGATCCCATTTTGACCACGTTCATATTGATGGCCTTCAGCTTCTGCTGCACGTCCGGCAGCACTTCGTTATAAAAGAAGTCGGTAAATGCCTCAAAGTGCTCGCCGTCCGGATGATACACCTCTCTTCGCTGTGATGGAGATCCCGGGCTTACCGTTACCATGACGAGGTTCTTGGCGAGTTCAGGCTTTTCCTCCAGCAGCTTTTCAAACGTTTCCTGGAGTCCTCCGAGTTTCATGTAATAATAACCGTCCTGCACGAAGAGAACCTGCACATCCCCTTCCTGAAGCTGATCAGAAAACAGCCACTTTACGTCAATCTCGCGGTTTAACTGGCTGCTGTGCATTCGATTTTCGTTGATTAATAGACTAATGGGTAACCCTCCTGACTGACTGCTCTGTTTTATCCAAGAATTATCATAGCATGAAAGGGCCTCGCAGTTAAATTGCCCTATGAAAAACAATTCAGGACAGGCAACAATGAGTTTTTTGAAAAACGTGGTGAAAAATTCGCTGTTTCTTGTTTTACAGACAGGATGAAGCTGCTAAAGGGGGAAAAACATCCTAATTCATCATAAAATTCGCGGCTGAGAGCGGAAATGGGTTCCGAGCCCATATATTATTGATTTCTACCCATTTATTATCGAAAACGGCGCTTTTATTATCGATTCACTCCATTCCTTCTTCAAACAAAGAAAAGCAGCCGTGCTTAACTGTAAACACGGCTGTCTTTCGAACTATTCTCCTGCTCCCTCAACGGCTTTTTCTTTTTTAATAAAAAAGGTAAGTACAATTCCAATGAGAGAAAGAACAGAAATGACCATAAAGGCAATGTTCGCGCCATACATATCCGGATGAGCAATGTCAGGGAGATGCTTGGCCGTTTCTTCGGTCGTCGTCATCACCGTAACAAGAATCGCTGTACCAACAGATGCAGCAATCATCCTCATCGTATTATCCATGGCCGCTCCATGAGGAATGAGCCGTTTTGGCAGCTGATTTAACCCGGCGGTGGCCGCTGGCATCATGACCATGGACAAGCCGAACATTCGGACTCCATACAATACGGTGATATATGTGAACGATGTCGCCGGCCCTAGAAAGGAAAAGGCGAACGATGACACCGTAATGATGGTTAAGCCGGTTAGCGCCAGCCATTTCGCTCCGATCCGATCAAAGATCCTGCCCGTGATCGGTGACATCAGACCGGTGATCAAGGCACCTGGCAGCAGGGCCAGACCTGCTTCGAATGCTGTGAAATTCCTCATGTTCTGCATAAACAGCGGAATGATCGTTTCCGCTCCGATCAATCCCATAAAAGTGATCATTCCAATGGAGACAGTGATCGGGAAAATTCCTTTCGTGAAGACACGAAACTCAAGCATCGGATGTTTCAAGCGCAGCTGCCTTGTAATAAACAGCACGAGTGCTGCTGCACCCACCAAAAGGGAGATCACCGTACTCTTCGCCGTCCATCCGTAATTGCCCGCGCACGTAAACCCGTACAGCAGACCTCCGAAACCAACCGAAGACAAAACGATGGAGAGAACATCCACTTTCGGTTTCGTCACTTCTGTCACGTTTTTCAAAGCAAAATAGGCGATCAAAATATCAATAAGTGCGATCGGTAAGATGATAAAAAACAGAACTCTCCATGAATAATGAGAGGTTACCCAGCCTGATAAAGCGGGACCAATCGCTGGTGCAAAGGATATGACGAGACCGATTAATCCCATGGCTGCGCCGCGCTTATGCACAGGGAAAATCATTAAAAATACAGTTTGCATCAGCGGAAGCATGACCCCTGCACCGCTCGACTGGATGACCCTCCCAAGCAGCAGTGTCTCAAAATTAGGGGCAAATCCAGCCACTAATGTACCAAAAGCAAATACGCTCATGGCGGTGATAAAAAGCTGCCTCGTTGAAAAGCGCTCCAATAAAAAAGCACTGACAGGAATCATGATTCCGTTCACAAGCATGAAGACGGTTGTCAGCCACTGGGCACTGTTTGCTGTAATGTGCATCTCTTTCATAACTGGCGGTATCGCTGTGATCATGAGCGTTTGGTTCAGTATAGCGATAAAAGATCCTGCGAGCAGGAGCGCTACGATGGTAGACTGTTTATAACTTGATGTTTCCATTCCTTTTTTGAGCCTCATTCCCTTTTATAGTTATTATTGTCTTCATCTTATCTTAAACGTTTACGTAAAGCTATTGAGCCGACTTGTCTGTTTTTCTGTTTTTGGTGTCAGGCACCGGCTTTTGACATATGTCAAAAAGCGGTGCCTGGCACCAAAGAAAAAACAGCCACAAAAAAAGCCCTAGCAGCGTCAGCCGCTTCAGCTTCTCTTAAGCCCCATCTTCACATACACGGGATAGTGGTCACTTGGAAATTCATCGTTGACTTTTACATCAACGATTTCTGCTCCTTCTACTTCCCATGATTCACTCACCAAAACCCAGTCAATCCTTTGTTCTTCTCCGCCGCCGTTTTCGTCCGTAAAATCATTAAACGTTCCCAGGCCGCTGCCCTTCCTTTCATCTGCAGTCCGCCAACTGTCAAACAGTTCTCCGCTCCCGGTTAAGATCTCGTATACACGGCTGCCGGGATGAGTGTTGAAGTCCCCGGTCAGGATAACCGGAACACCACTCTGAAAACCCTTCCGTTCCTGAACCAGCAATGCGGCTCCTTCTTCCCTCGCTCTCACTGAAATATGGTCCAGGTGGGTGTTCATTACATAGAAGGTCTCCTTCGTCCCCCTATCCTCCAGGAAAACCCATGTGGCCATACGCGGACAAGCCGTTTCCCACGAAACGGAGCCGATTTCCGCCGGTGTTTCCGAGAGCCAGAAATGGTCAAAATCAACAGCCCGATACTTATCTTTCCTGAAAAAGACCGCCATAAACTCGCCTTTTGAACCTCCTTCGCGGCCTAACCCGATCCAATCATATTGAAGCAGATCCTCCTCCAAGCCGGTCAGCTGCCAATAGGTTCCTTCCTGCGTGCACAATACATCAGGGGTATAATTTTGAAGCAGTTTTTTCATCAGCGGCCGCCTCTTTTCCCACGTATGCGGCCCGCTTCCCGCACTTCCTCCTACTCTCAAATTATAAGTCATAATGTGAATGGTCATCTTTCCTCTCCTCCTGTCCTTAACTAACAAGCAAAAAAACCCCAGAGATGATCCGGAGTTATCCCTTTTCAGATAAGTAATCGTCGATAAAATGAAAAGCATAGATCTGACGCGGCCTTCCTTTGGAAGATAGCTTCTCCTCACCGACGATTTGAATAAGGCCGGCGTCCAAGCATTGAAGCAGGATGCGATGGGCGCTTCGGATCGTTACGCCAAGTATGGAAGCTATTTCCTGAGCAGTATAGGTGATCCGTTCTGTCCGCTTGATCTGAGCCATCATTTTTGTGAGATAGGTAGCGGTCATTCCTGTCTTTTCCGCTTTGTGTAGAAGAGCTGGGTCTGTGACCGATAGACTGTAAATGAGCGGATTGGACATTTCCACTGGTCCGATCACGCTTTTATCTTCACGCACAATATAGCATTGATTACTGCCGAATTGTATGGACTGGCGCAAAGCCACCCAAGCATGGTTTCCGGCATCCTTTGCTGATAACCCAAACCCTACCCCAACGGATAGAGACAGCTGATGATCCTCTTTTAACGTCTGCAAAAGCGGGATACTTTTGTATCCTTCCGACACGCGTTCAAAAATGCCCCGTGTGGTGACAAACAAAAATTCATCTTCCGCGACGGCCGTGAGGTGTCCCTCAAGGGCTTCTGCATACTCCAGGATCATCTGCCGGATGCGGGCTTTCTTTTTTTGAATTCGATGCCCTGCCAGTTCAAATTCTTCAATCGGCGGATGCACCATCCGGATCAGCCCCATGACGACCTGGGAATCCTTGTTCTGCCTCTTTTTACAGGAAAGAAGAGCCCGTTCCAGTGAAATGGTGATATCTTCTTCGGTTGGAACCACCCATTCGTTTGGGATCCCGAGTGTATGGAGTTCATTCGAAACCGCATTACTTCCCGTCAGTGCTCCCTGTGTCTTGCCTTCTTTAAAGAGCCTTTCGTGAAGACTGATGATCTGACTCCTTGTCTGAAAAACTCTATGTTCCGCAACGGGTAAAACATCCAGGTTCTCGTTTACTTCTTCAAGCACCTTGCTGACTTCCTGTTCAGAAAGCGTATCGACGGAAATCCCCTGAACATCCGGCATACGGCGCATCAGTCTGAAAAGGGCCCCATAAAGGCCGGAAGCTTTTAAAGGAATGTAGTGGGCAGGTACCGGAAATTCCATATGATCCTTTACAAGTTTATATCCCTCGTATCCTGAGAAAAGCAGCACATCCACTTTCTCCGCAAGTTCTTTTGTGAACGAAACCGCATCTGAAAGGTCTTCGGACACCTGAAAGACCGGAGTGAACGTCGGAAAAGCCTTGATGACCTTTTGAATGCGGTGAGCAATGACTGCAGGGGCAACGATTCCAATCACAATCTGGCCAGACATGTTCCATCACCTCTATGAAAAATATATTTTCTTCACTCATAATCGATGACCTTCGTCAGTACACCTGTTTTCCCTTGCTGCAGTTCTTCATAGGCTTCGTGGATATCTTCAAAAGGAATGGACTCTTGGAGGTAATCGTTGACCTGTATCCTGTGTTCGCTCAAAAGCCTCAGGAATTCCTCCATGTTGCGTCCTTCCGTCCACCGGACAAAAGCATACGGATAATCCTGGGCGTTCTTTTCATAACCCGGATCGTACCGGCCGGGTCCTCCTGCCCGTGAAATAAGGATCTGTGCTTCTTTTCCGAACATCCGGCTCCTGTTAAAGTCGGGTTCCACATCTCCTACGATCACAATTTTCCCCTTGTCCCTGATCCATTCCAGGCTTTCATTCGTCAGTGGAGAATGTCCCCCTCCTGCACAAAGAAGGACAGCGTCCGCCCCGTATCCGTTCGTTTTTTCTTTAATTCGTTCCTCCAGCGTTTCCCGTGTTGTCGAAACAGCCACCTTGGAAACCGATTGAAACAATTCCGCTCGGCTGGCATTTACTTCATATGGAAGGACATTATAGGCGCACGCATGAGAAATCTGTGCGATGATCTGCCCCAGCACGCCAAGCCCTGCGATCACAACAGACTCCCCAAACTGCAGCTGCGTCATTCGCAGCGCATGGATCGCGATGGCCCCTACGCCAGCAAATGCAGCTTCCTTTGCCTGAACATTATCAGGCACAGAGCAGCACAGCGTTTTGGGAACTAGGAGATATTGTGAGTGCCTGACATACGGAACCCCATAACAGGCAACCAAATCCCCTTTAGAAAAAGGATCCGTATGTTTTCCACATTCCACAACTCTTCCGGCGGCACTGTATCCCAGATACGCCGTGCGGTTCCGGCTCGACCGAATGACCGACAATTCGGTTCCGGTACTAATGACTGAATGTGCTGTTTTCACCAAGAGATAATGGTCCTGAACCTTAGGGATATCACTTTCAATCATCGTAATTTTCCCCTCTTGGGCTGCTACACTTTTCAATGCTCGTTCCCCCTTTCTCCCGCCATCACGGAGTGAACTGTCTTTGACAGCTTTGCCTCGATTCTTTTACAAAGAAATGCTTCATCCAACAGCCCCGATAAGTAGAGCCTAAGCTCATCACGGATTTCCTTGAGTTCTTTAAACGAAAGCCCAAGGCTGCTGTATAGCCTGTAAGTAGGAACAATCTCCCGGAACATCTTGAAACGGGAAGGCAGGTGGACCTGTTCGCCTCCCGTCCGCTCAGCGACTTTTTTTACGGCCGGTATACTCAATGTCTTCTGGCGGATTCTCTCCTGGCATTCCTCGGAAGCCAAAAAGTCCACCAGGAGTTTCGCTGCCTCTTTCTTTTGAGAGTTCTTGTTCACAGCAAGGCCGATCATAAGGAGCATCGTCCTCGCGTCCTCTGAATAAGGAAGCGGTGCGATGTCATAAGCAATTTCCGCATCTTTCATCTGGTTTAAACTGAAGTAAGAGCACATGATCATGGAAGCTTTTCCTGCTTTAAAGAGCGCTTCGGAATCCTGGTCACTGTCCGACAAATAATTCACGGCCATCTTCTGCTGCTCAACGACATGCTTAAACCGCTTGATGCTCTCGATAAAACGGCCTGAATCAAACTGAACTTCGCCATTTTTGTCCCATGTAAAGTTCACCTGATTCTGCAGCAAAAAGATCGGCCAGCGGTTAAGAGACAGCGGGTGAAAATAAAAGCCGCACCTTTTTGTTTCGGGATTCAGTACTGACAGCTTCTCAGCAGCTGCCAGGGCATCTTCCCATTGCCATCCGCTGTCCGGCAAGGCAATGCCATGCTCCTCAAAGTGCGTGACGTTGTAGCACAGGATAATCGGCGAGAAGAGAAAAGGCTTCACATACTGATCCTGTGTGGAAAATCCTTTATTTAAAAAGGGATAGATATCGTCCGAAACCGGCAGTGGTTCAAACATCTCTTCATGATAAGGCCCAAGTTCCTGAAAGTCGTTATAGTTAATCGTCACGGCGTCCACCATATCGTTCTGAAAGAAATCATAAACGGTCTGCCCGTAATGGTTGTAAGGAAGGTTGATCGTCTGGACCTTGATCATGGGATGCTGTTCCTCAAACCGCCTGATGAGTTCATTCAGGACAGCTTCGTTTTTAATGGAAGGATAATATCCCAATTTAAGGGTCAGCGGTTCAAACGGTCTGCTGGCTGCCACTAAATTGCCGACCCTTGATTTTTTGACAATCAGCCCTTCCTTCACCAGCAGCTCAAGTCCTCTTCTGACCGAATTTTTGCTAAGATCATACCGTTCGGCGAGCGTCAGTTCAGAAGGCAAAAATTCTCCCACTGGAAGCAAACCCTCTGTAATCTGTTGTTTTATCGATCCAATAAATTGATCAAACTTCAATTTGAATTGTTCTCGGCTCGTTTTTTCACTCATAACGCCACTACCATCCTCTGAAAGTTTACTTTAGACCGGACAACGCGATCCCTTTTACAAAATAGCGCTGGAAGAAGAGAAATATGATAAAGGTTGGAATAAAGGATAGGACAGAGCCTGCCATTTCCACCCCGAAGTTTCCTTCCTTCGTTAAAAGAGAAGCAAGTCCTACGGTTACAGGAAACATATCTTCACTCGTTGTAAAAATGAGCGGTGTCAACAGATCGTTCCAATTGGAGATAAAAGCAAACGTACCCACCGTTGCAATGACCGGTTTGGACATTGGAAGCATGATTTTAAAGAAGACCGTAAAATCATTTGCCCCATCCATGTGGGCAGCCTCTTCCAAATCTTTAGGCAGCGTCTGCATATACTGCCTGACAAAGAACACACCGAGAATTCCCCAGATTTCCGGTACAATCAGCGGCATATACGTATTGATCCAGCCAAAATCGCTGAACATGATATATCTTGGGATAATAAGAAGCTGGCTCGGCAGCATGATGACGGCCATCATGATCCAAAAAATCACCTCTTTAAACGGAAACTCTTTTTTGGCAAAGATATACCCGAGTACAGCGGCGAAAAACATTTGCGAGAATACGGGTATGATCGTAATGATCAAAGAGTTTATG
This genomic stretch from Fictibacillus marinisediminis harbors:
- a CDS encoding lactonase family protein, which produces MTKYSGYIGTYTKGESKGIYSFTLDTEEGRITDIKAAAQLGNPTYLTISEDNQYLYAVKKDGDMGGVAAYSITNESRGLTLLNSQLTEGASPCHVSVDRDNRNVLTANYHRGTVERLAVEQGKGVHPATSVIQHEGSGPDERQEKPHTHYAGFTPDEKYVAVVDLGIDKLITYQLYNGELKEVSSLSVKPGSGPRHLEFHPNGKIAYLMTEFSSEVIVLAYNEENGSFSILQSISTIPEDFTENNQGSAIHVSSDGRFVYAGNRGHNSIAILSVKDESGELTFVDRTPTEGNWPRDFMLDPSGKFIVASNQESGNLVLFSRDENTGRLTLLQSDAFVPYPVCVKFLHVK
- a CDS encoding M28 family metallopeptidase, with the protein product MGKRKNSGSLRKKYLASSMALALLASAALPFTHASAQTKEEDLTGFAKDKSEWQTEFETKFQNGVKEDSIKKYGRALSKRPALVGTKGNDAGVQYALDELKKAGLKPKVHTYDVYLSHPNSISITQTAPFQRELKVTEDLKKGTPFKNEVVEGYNAYSPSGDVEGELVYANYGTPEDFKELAMQGVSVKDKIVIVRYGKNFRGVKPDLASQYGAKGVLIYSDPKDDGYLKGPVYPDGPWRPKDAIQRGSILYIYRYPGDPLTPGKASVDGVKRIQANKANSLPRIPTTPISYGEAQGLLQAMGGKEAPKAWQGGLPFKYHLGNEASKVRLNLDIEYETKPIHDITVTFKGAKYPNEKIIIGGHRDTWTYGASDNISSWSTIMEMARSLGKLYENGWRPDRTIVLAGWDGEEYGLLGSTEYAEQHQKELTKDAVAYINMDGIAGQFFGAGAVPSLNPLIYDVAKKVTEPRSGLSVYDDMLVRNDGKEQEIDLLGSGSDYTAFLQHLGVPSADVGFGAAGGLYHSAYDNSDSVERFFDPGYKHQAAAGRFTGLMALRLANAQVLPFQYSEYAESVQKLLADVEKGGTLGVDISGLKAKAKEWEEASNQLETYSQGLLNSGKGKPKQWKQLNSALIQQERDLISKQGLASRSWFKHQIFAPGLTTGYAAQPLPALVEAQQAKDTEAFKKAVKQLEKSLTKAAWTAEDAVE
- a CDS encoding dihydrodipicolinate synthase family protein produces the protein MLKPEIKELLLDGTVIPAHPLALHKNRKLDEKSQRRLTNYYMDAGAGGIAVGVHTTQFEIRDPRFDLYEKVLRMAAEEVKHRELQKPFIKIAGICGGTEHAKEEAVVAKELGYDLGLLSPGGLSHLSEDEMLERTKRVSEIIPVFGFYLQPTVGGRVFSYDFWCEFADIPNVYAIKMAPFNRYQTLDVIRAVCQSKRRDEIALYTGNDDNIVQDLLTSYEVMVDGERVRKSIAGGLLGHWAVWTKRAVELFDEIKSVRNNEVIPASLLRRSQEITDANAAFFDAANGFKGCIAGINEVLARQGLLQGNWCLLEQEKLSPGQSAEIDRVYRDYPHLNDDAFVKQLNVSK
- a CDS encoding NAD-dependent epimerase/dehydratase family protein encodes the protein MQTLHELEEVMTRPSEHLIRDLGNLDGDIMILGVGGKMGPTLAKLAKRALGQGNISKRVIGVSRFSSGTLRTELEEAGIETISADLLKEEDLQRLPDVRNIIYMAGHKFGTTGNEFYTWAMNTYLPGRVAEKFPNSRHVVFSTGNVYPLVPLAHGGCDEHHPVNPVGEYAQSCLGRERIFSYFSRKNGTQVTLFRLNYAIDMKYGVLLEIAKQVYQGNPVDVTMGHVNVIWQGDANEYALRSLHVSESPPAILNITGPETVSIRWLARQFGERFNKQVTFFGEEQPTALINNSSKAHQVFGYPKTPLNTMIEWTAEWVEADGQTINKPTHFQERQGAF
- a CDS encoding alpha/beta hydrolase; translation: MHSSQLNREIDVKWLFSDQLQEGDVQVLFVQDGYYYMKLGGLQETFEKLLEEKPELAKNLVMVTVSPGSPSQRREVYHPDGEHFEAFTDFFYNEVLPDVQQKLKAINMNVVKMGSLGDSLAGVISLYLAMKKPEIWSHLMLQSAAFDVEMAEDARRQIQQPNWKIYQVVGERENNFKSPVTGEIAHIYDGNKSMMKVFGEKELSLDYHVEDEEHRWIFWKDDLPRALCFFLKN